A genome region from Leptospiraceae bacterium includes the following:
- a CDS encoding Uma2 family endonuclease has translation MSFALQDRQAIFERAFPISVEAYHFLYKQGLISEKTELLEGVVIEKMPKDPIHANLVTLLTHFLYEIIKNKFQLRQENPINTGFSEPEPDIAIVPNGDYSTSHPTEAKLVIEVANTSIALDRAKSYIYAKANIPEYIIINLQNNILEVYKTPLDGKYSFTKILQKDERFISDTIPEIAFSLNEFLS, from the coding sequence ATGAGCTTTGCATTACAAGATCGTCAGGCAATTTTTGAGAGAGCTTTTCCTATTAGTGTGGAGGCATATCATTTTCTATACAAGCAAGGTCTAATTTCCGAAAAAACAGAGCTCTTAGAAGGAGTAGTGATAGAAAAAATGCCAAAGGATCCGATTCATGCTAACTTAGTAACGCTGCTAACTCACTTTCTTTATGAGATAATAAAAAATAAATTCCAACTTAGACAGGAAAATCCTATCAATACCGGTTTTTCGGAACCAGAGCCTGATATTGCAATTGTGCCTAATGGAGATTATTCAACCTCTCATCCTACAGAAGCGAAGTTAGTGATAGAAGTTGCCAATACTTCTATTGCATTGGATAGAGCAAAATCCTATATATACGCTAAAGCTAATATTCCCGAGTATATTATCATTAACCTACAAAACAATATTTTGGAAGTCTATAAAACTCCTCTAGATGGAAAGTATTCCTTTACTAAAATATTACAAAAGGACGAAAGATTTATTTCGGACACCATTCCCGAAATTGCGTTTTCGCTGAATGAATTTCTTTCCTAA
- a CDS encoding SDR family oxidoreductase, which produces MKKKVLIVGAGSGIGKSLLDAVTKSEEFDVYGISRRGVTYSINSEIQSGTNYRSNLVLETDINSFFDFYKYSNSTLDAIYLCQGDGLFGEISTLEKEKLEQHFQLNVFSSIFLLQKFYSLLKNSTFNPFVCFISSTAGKIGFPESVAYCASKHAVAGIAKSLREEWKKDKIRIFTIYPGAISTEIWNGREGFQKEDMILPEEFASYLKDFLYLPASINIEESYILPMKGIL; this is translated from the coding sequence ATGAAAAAAAAAGTATTAATTGTAGGTGCAGGTTCCGGAATCGGCAAATCATTATTAGATGCAGTCACAAAGTCCGAAGAATTCGATGTTTATGGAATTTCAAGACGAGGGGTGACTTATTCAATAAATTCAGAAATTCAATCAGGGACAAATTATAGATCGAATCTTGTTTTAGAAACTGATATTAATTCCTTTTTTGATTTTTATAAATATTCTAACTCCACTCTTGATGCTATATATTTATGTCAAGGCGACGGATTATTTGGAGAAATATCTACTTTAGAGAAAGAAAAATTAGAACAGCATTTTCAATTAAATGTTTTTTCCTCTATTTTCCTTCTGCAGAAATTTTATTCCTTACTAAAAAATTCTACGTTTAATCCATTTGTATGTTTCATTTCTTCTACAGCAGGAAAAATTGGATTTCCTGAATCAGTAGCTTATTGTGCGTCTAAACATGCGGTAGCCGGCATTGCAAAATCATTACGGGAAGAATGGAAAAAGGACAAAATACGGATATTCACCATATACCCTGGAGCCATAAGTACGGAAATTTGGAATGGACGGGAAGGATTTCAAAAAGAAGACATGATATTACCGGAAGAATTTGCTTCTTATCTTAAAGATTTTTTATACTTACCAGCGTCTATTAATATTGAAGAATCCTATATTCTACCCATGAAAGGAATTTTATAA
- a CDS encoding SOS response-associated peptidase, whose amino-acid sequence MCGRFALIKNLDLLMDEFDINYEKEILESSKEEYTPTDQIIAIYHKSEKNKKMGRRLRWGLLPNFIKNWEQIKNYSLFNARSESLEEKPSFRNLLNTNRCIIPSDVFFEYKSEGKVKDKYAFTLESKSTFAMAGLWDSWINPKTNQEILSCTILTTIANEIVRPVHEKNRMPVILEKEFYEKWLDISIKFSDLKYMLKPFPESKMKSEKIIRTDKLNLPSETQKSSGQFEDTQPSLFGS is encoded by the coding sequence ATGTGTGGTAGATTTGCATTGATAAAAAATTTAGATCTATTAATGGATGAGTTCGACATTAATTATGAAAAGGAAATACTCGAAAGTTCAAAAGAGGAATATACTCCGACTGACCAGATAATTGCGATTTACCACAAGTCCGAAAAAAATAAAAAAATGGGGCGACGTTTAAGGTGGGGATTATTACCAAATTTTATAAAAAATTGGGAGCAAATTAAAAATTACTCTTTATTTAATGCACGAAGTGAAAGTTTGGAAGAGAAACCATCTTTTCGGAATTTATTAAATACAAATCGGTGTATTATTCCTTCCGATGTTTTTTTTGAATATAAATCAGAAGGAAAGGTAAAGGATAAATACGCTTTTACCCTAGAATCTAAATCTACATTTGCCATGGCTGGATTATGGGATTCATGGATTAATCCGAAAACGAATCAGGAAATTTTATCATGCACAATTCTTACTACGATTGCCAATGAAATCGTAAGACCGGTTCATGAAAAAAATAGAATGCCAGTTATTCTAGAGAAAGAATTTTATGAGAAATGGCTGGATATTAGTATTAAATTTTCTGATTTAAAATATATGCTAAAACCTTTTCCTGAATCGAAAATGAAATCAGAAAAAATAATAAGAACGGATAAACTTAATTTGCCGTCAGAGACACAGAAGTCTTCGGGTCAATTCGAAGATACCCAACCTTCTCTGTTTGGTTCTTAA
- a CDS encoding efflux transporter outer membrane subunit — MKRIILLSTFLFTFSCIPSLVKREKEDLKLPEQFINWESSEKAAKLANQIWKEFFKEPELISLIDVAIENNQELAILEQEINIANNEVLARQGEYLPKLSAKADGGLEKKERFSTENANSPTLFAHGGLVMSWEIDIWKKLRNATKSAYLLYLAGIEGKRYVVTNLVAEITDTYFELIALDNELTLIENYIEVLSKVKGMVVLQREAGRTTSLAVKRFEAEVSKNLARKYDIVQRIALTENRMNFLLGRFPQKIPRKSENFLTISLPEIQKSVPFDLLENRPDIKQASLVLESRKLDVDVARAKFYPSLTIDGELGYEAFNSKHFRGTPVSVAYGLSGGIVAPLINRRAIEANYASANNQQIQALYNYEVSLLKAFTEVTNQIVKIKNLGDKLEAKSKQVQNLKESVEISNILFKAGRIDYIDVLFTQRDFLEAQVEIYELKYSLLESNVGLYKSLGGGWRGQVEPNKTSNY, encoded by the coding sequence ATGAAACGAATCATTCTTTTATCTACATTTTTATTCACATTTTCTTGTATCCCATCTCTTGTAAAAAGAGAGAAAGAAGATTTAAAACTGCCAGAACAATTTATAAATTGGGAAAGTTCTGAAAAAGCGGCGAAGTTGGCAAACCAAATTTGGAAAGAGTTTTTTAAAGAGCCTGAGTTAATTTCACTCATTGATGTAGCGATTGAAAATAACCAGGAACTTGCAATCTTAGAACAAGAAATCAACATTGCAAACAATGAAGTGTTGGCGCGACAAGGGGAATATCTTCCCAAGTTATCAGCTAAAGCAGACGGTGGGTTAGAAAAAAAAGAACGGTTTAGTACGGAAAATGCAAATTCTCCAACTCTATTTGCTCACGGTGGATTAGTGATGAGTTGGGAAATTGATATTTGGAAAAAATTAAGGAATGCAACTAAGTCAGCCTACCTTCTTTATTTAGCCGGAATCGAAGGGAAACGTTATGTGGTAACTAATTTGGTCGCAGAAATTACGGACACTTACTTTGAACTAATTGCTCTCGACAATGAACTAACGTTAATTGAAAACTACATTGAAGTATTGTCAAAAGTCAAAGGAATGGTTGTGCTACAAAGAGAAGCTGGTAGAACTACATCGCTTGCCGTCAAACGTTTTGAAGCAGAGGTATCAAAAAATTTAGCTAGAAAATATGACATTGTTCAACGGATTGCACTTACCGAAAATCGGATGAATTTTTTACTGGGTCGATTTCCACAAAAAATTCCAAGAAAGTCCGAAAATTTTTTAACTATTAGCCTACCAGAAATTCAAAAATCGGTACCTTTTGATCTTTTGGAAAATCGACCTGATATCAAACAAGCTTCCCTCGTTTTAGAATCTAGAAAATTAGATGTGGACGTTGCAAGAGCTAAGTTTTATCCATCTCTTACCATTGATGGTGAGTTGGGTTACGAGGCATTTAACTCTAAACATTTTAGAGGAACTCCTGTATCGGTTGCTTATGGATTGAGTGGAGGAATCGTTGCACCACTTATAAACAGAAGAGCGATTGAGGCTAATTACGCTTCTGCGAACAATCAACAGATCCAAGCTTTGTACAACTATGAAGTTTCTTTACTAAAAGCATTCACAGAAGTAACAAACCAAATTGTAAAAATCAAAAACTTAGGCGATAAATTGGAAGCCAAAAGTAAACAAGTTCAAAACCTAAAAGAATCTGTCGAAATTTCCAATATTCTATTCAAAGCTGGTCGTATTGATTACATTGATGTTTTATTTACCCAACGCGATTTTTTAGAAGCACAGGTAGAAATCTACGAGTTAAAATATAGTTTATTAGAATCCAACGTAGGATTGTACAAATCACTGGGAGGAGGCTGGAGAGGACAAGTAGAACCAAATAAAACTAGTAACTATTAA
- a CDS encoding efflux RND transporter permease subunit, with protein sequence MFTVFLKRPVLAIVLSVLIVFVGLISIKKIPVSQFPEIAPPRVTITLSFPGASAQVLVQSTITTLEQAINGVAGMRYMISSSTSSGDAVIQVLFEPGTNPNDALVQVKTRVDQMMYRVPELVRLEGIFVQPVQPSMLLYVNLYSKDPNASEKFLYNYATVFLLPELKRIHGIGQARILGTRQYAMRIWLNPDRMRAYNVSTAEIMKAIESQSIIARPGRLGQSSGKQAQSLEYTLTYEGWYNEPEQYANIIIRAKTGGEVLYLKDIAKVELDSEFYNIYSDVDGNPAAAIMFKQTEGSNAKEVIEDIKAKLEELKKTFPPQMDYKLSYDVSSFIDAAIEKVIHTLVEAFVLVAIVVFIFLGDWRSTLIPIIAVPVSLIGAFSFMLALGLTVNLITLFAMVLAIGIVVDDAIVVVEAVHAKMAEEHLSVYMAVKNVLGEISGAVVAITLLMTAVFVPVTFLPGPVGVFYRQFAITMATSIVLSGFVALTLTPVLSAMILKPHSHEEKTLNPITIFLNKFNFYFDIVTEKYVSLMHRFSGSKFFVVSILLAFTVGFLFLAQYVPAGFVPGEDQGMIYVVIQTPPGSTIEKTNDVARKLQEVALKIEGVDSVASLAGYEILTEGEGSNAGTCLISLKDWSKRKNSVHDVMEELEHKTKNFGAIIEFFEPPAVPGFGAAGGVMFRLLDKTNSGDYTAFDKIHEEFMGELRKKKELTGLFSFYSAKFPQLEVKLDRKLAMQKGVNVGEAMDNLDILVGSTYEQGFIRFNQFFKVYIQSLPEFRRLPSDILNLFTPNDKGEMVPYSAFLSLEQKQGANEITRYNAYTSSVINALPNKGFTTGDAIAAIRDAAKNLPTGFEVGWEGLTYDEARRGKEAIFIFIVVIAFVYLVLSAQYESFIIPFSVIFSLPPGIFGTFFLLKLLGLANDIYAQIGMIMLIGLLGKNAVLIVEFARQRQEAGLSVFDAAIEGAKARFRPILMTSFAFVAGLIPLVFATGPGAIANHTIGGCALGGMLFGTIFGVILVPGLYIIFGNMAQGKNLIDQEDNMPLTESPESYTHFHEEQKEKRGEN encoded by the coding sequence ATGTTTACAGTATTTCTCAAGAGACCAGTTCTTGCTATAGTTTTATCTGTGTTAATTGTTTTTGTAGGATTAATCTCTATAAAAAAAATTCCAGTATCCCAATTCCCAGAAATTGCTCCGCCGCGGGTAACAATCACTTTGTCCTTCCCTGGTGCGAGTGCCCAAGTATTAGTTCAATCAACCATCACTACTTTAGAACAAGCAATCAATGGTGTGGCAGGAATGCGTTATATGATATCCTCGTCTACAAGTTCTGGAGATGCAGTTATCCAAGTTTTATTTGAACCTGGAACAAATCCAAATGATGCGTTGGTGCAAGTAAAAACAAGAGTCGATCAAATGATGTACAGAGTTCCAGAGCTGGTTCGTTTGGAAGGTATTTTTGTACAACCAGTACAACCAAGTATGTTACTCTATGTAAATTTATACAGCAAAGACCCAAACGCAAGTGAGAAATTTCTTTACAACTATGCAACGGTTTTCCTACTTCCCGAATTAAAACGGATTCATGGGATTGGGCAGGCAAGGATTTTAGGAACAAGACAGTATGCTATGCGTATTTGGCTGAATCCAGACAGAATGAGAGCGTATAACGTTTCGACAGCCGAAATAATGAAAGCAATCGAAAGTCAAAGTATCATTGCAAGACCGGGTCGTCTAGGGCAAAGTTCCGGCAAACAGGCACAATCCTTAGAGTATACACTTACATACGAAGGTTGGTACAATGAGCCAGAGCAGTATGCAAATATTATCATCCGAGCTAAAACAGGCGGAGAAGTTTTATACCTAAAAGACATTGCGAAAGTAGAACTAGATAGCGAGTTTTATAATATTTATTCCGACGTGGATGGAAATCCTGCCGCCGCTATCATGTTCAAACAAACAGAGGGAAGTAATGCGAAAGAAGTAATTGAAGATATTAAAGCAAAATTAGAAGAGCTTAAAAAAACTTTTCCTCCGCAAATGGATTACAAACTCAGTTATGATGTATCTAGCTTTATTGATGCCGCCATTGAAAAAGTAATTCATACACTAGTAGAAGCATTTGTCCTTGTTGCGATCGTAGTGTTCATCTTTCTAGGAGATTGGCGTTCCACTCTTATTCCAATCATTGCAGTTCCAGTGTCTTTAATTGGAGCATTTTCGTTTATGTTGGCTTTGGGACTTACCGTCAACTTGATTACTCTTTTTGCGATGGTGCTCGCAATTGGAATTGTAGTGGATGATGCGATAGTGGTTGTAGAGGCAGTTCACGCAAAAATGGCTGAAGAACATTTGAGTGTGTATATGGCTGTGAAAAATGTTCTTGGAGAAATCAGCGGTGCGGTAGTCGCAATCACACTTCTGATGACTGCTGTTTTTGTTCCTGTTACATTTTTACCTGGACCGGTCGGCGTGTTTTACAGACAGTTTGCGATTACGATGGCGACGTCTATCGTTTTGTCTGGATTCGTAGCCTTAACGTTAACTCCCGTGTTATCCGCAATGATTCTAAAACCGCATTCACATGAAGAAAAAACTCTAAATCCAATTACGATATTTTTAAACAAATTCAATTTCTATTTTGATATAGTAACAGAAAAGTATGTGAGTTTAATGCATCGGTTTTCCGGATCTAAGTTTTTTGTTGTTTCGATTCTTCTCGCCTTTACGGTTGGGTTTTTATTTTTAGCCCAGTATGTTCCGGCGGGATTTGTTCCAGGAGAAGACCAAGGTATGATCTATGTAGTAATACAAACTCCACCTGGTTCAACGATTGAGAAGACAAACGATGTTGCCCGTAAATTACAAGAAGTCGCATTGAAAATTGAAGGTGTAGATTCTGTAGCCTCTCTTGCTGGTTATGAAATTTTAACAGAAGGAGAAGGATCAAATGCAGGAACTTGTTTAATCAGTTTAAAAGATTGGTCTAAACGAAAAAATTCAGTCCACGATGTAATGGAAGAACTCGAACATAAAACGAAAAATTTCGGTGCCATCATTGAGTTTTTTGAGCCGCCGGCAGTTCCAGGATTTGGGGCGGCAGGTGGAGTGATGTTTCGATTATTAGACAAAACAAATAGTGGAGATTACACTGCATTTGACAAAATCCACGAAGAGTTTATGGGAGAACTTAGAAAGAAAAAAGAGTTAACTGGACTATTCTCTTTTTACTCTGCCAAATTTCCTCAGCTCGAAGTAAAATTGGATCGCAAACTTGCCATGCAAAAGGGTGTGAACGTCGGGGAGGCAATGGACAATTTAGATATTCTGGTTGGTAGTACTTATGAACAAGGGTTCATTCGTTTTAACCAATTTTTTAAAGTGTATATCCAATCTCTTCCTGAATTTAGAAGACTTCCTTCTGATATTCTAAATTTATTTACACCGAATGACAAAGGGGAGATGGTTCCGTATTCTGCCTTTTTATCTCTAGAACAAAAACAGGGAGCAAATGAAATCACAAGATACAATGCGTATACTTCATCGGTGATTAACGCTCTACCAAATAAAGGATTTACTACAGGAGATGCGATAGCCGCAATACGAGACGCCGCCAAAAATCTACCAACAGGATTTGAAGTAGGTTGGGAAGGTCTTACCTATGACGAAGCAAGGAGGGGAAAGGAAGCAATCTTTATTTTTATTGTGGTGATTGCGTTTGTGTATCTTGTTCTTTCTGCACAGTATGAAAGTTTCATCATTCCGTTTTCTGTAATTTTTTCACTTCCACCTGGAATTTTTGGAACGTTTTTTCTGCTAAAATTATTAGGACTTGCCAATGATATTTACGCACAGATTGGAATGATTATGTTAATCGGTCTTCTTGGAAAAAATGCGGTATTGATTGTGGAATTTGCACGGCAGAGACAGGAAGCGGGTTTATCCGTGTTTGACGCTGCCATCGAAGGAGCCAAAGCCAGATTTAGACCTATTCTTATGACATCGTTTGCGTTTGTGGCGGGATTAATTCCTCTCGTGTTTGCTACTGGTCCTGGGGCTATTGCCAATCATACTATCGGTGGATGTGCGTTAGGCGGAATGCTTTTTGGAACAATCTTTGGAGTTATCCTTGTTCCTGGACTTTATATTATCTTTGGAAATATGGCACAGGGTAAAAACTTAATTGACCAAGAAGATAATATGCCACTGACAGAATCTCCAGAGAGTTACACTCATTTCCATGAAGAACAAAAAGAGAAAAGAGGAGAAAACTAA
- a CDS encoding leucine-rich repeat domain-containing protein produces the protein MNINKPKKLILILVLGTLNCAPQIYKELPGFVAVKNIEGTKMEYFPQATKNIGFREDFVPNIDELLQFNSLESLEISSPEFKEFAKLAKLQKIQSLNLNGTSIVSLQPISGFQNLHTLILNETAISDLTPIYNLKKITRLSLSKTKILTVDFVKQFPELRHLDIRETGISDLEPIKESKKLVDIQIGNTKVKTIKPLFGLKDLTFLELDNLEISDLEITGIRKTLPFLKIIRRDR, from the coding sequence ATGAATATTAATAAACCGAAAAAACTTATTTTAATTTTAGTCTTAGGAACGTTAAATTGTGCACCGCAAATTTACAAAGAGTTACCGGGATTTGTCGCTGTCAAAAACATAGAAGGTACAAAAATGGAATACTTCCCACAGGCTACTAAGAACATTGGTTTTCGAGAAGATTTTGTACCAAACATAGATGAATTATTACAATTCAATTCTTTAGAGTCCTTGGAAATATCTTCTCCCGAGTTCAAAGAATTTGCAAAGTTAGCAAAATTACAAAAAATACAATCTTTGAATTTAAATGGGACAAGTATAGTTTCACTTCAACCAATATCTGGATTTCAGAACTTACATACATTAATTCTGAATGAAACGGCAATTTCGGATTTAACTCCAATTTATAATTTAAAAAAGATAACTAGATTGTCTCTCTCTAAAACGAAAATTTTGACTGTCGATTTTGTAAAACAATTTCCAGAGTTACGACATTTAGATATTCGAGAAACTGGAATATCTGACTTAGAACCAATCAAAGAAAGTAAAAAACTTGTAGATATACAAATTGGAAATACGAAAGTAAAAACTATCAAACCACTTTTTGGGCTTAAAGACTTAACTTTTTTGGAACTTGATAATTTGGAAATTTCCGATTTAGAAATTACTGGAATTCGAAAAACATTGCCTTTTTTGAAAATCATTAGACGAGATCGCTAA
- a CDS encoding efflux RND transporter periplasmic adaptor subunit yields MKLSLNHKNIYFRKLSVLIVNFLLLGLLFVNCRKHNQEEQNSLMAANPWKQDVTIEKSYVAQVKAIQRIEIRAFEKGYLTNIFMDEGKLVQKGQKLFQVMPTLVNAEYEKSKAEYESTMIEFENTEKLFNEKVVSQTELSLVKARLKKNKASMDLAKIHLNLATVTAPFSGITDRFQVRLGSLVEEGTLLTTISDISKLWVYFNVSEKDYLNYVAHRKSGDQPLKVKFLMANNQYFDQEGIADTIEAEFDNQTGTIPFRATFPNPDRLLRHGETGNVVVKEILKDALVIPQKATYEVLDKKYVFVIGEKGKIKATEIKVSNEVPHLFVVESGIADNDVILLEGLGKVHDEEIVKYKIEPLESILKSFELAAH; encoded by the coding sequence ATGAAATTATCTCTGAATCATAAAAATATATATTTTCGTAAACTCTCTGTACTTATCGTAAACTTTCTACTATTAGGTTTATTGTTTGTAAATTGCCGCAAACACAACCAAGAAGAACAAAATTCTCTAATGGCTGCCAATCCTTGGAAACAAGATGTAACAATTGAAAAAAGTTATGTCGCCCAGGTTAAGGCAATCCAACGAATCGAAATCAGGGCATTCGAAAAAGGATACCTAACGAATATCTTTATGGATGAAGGGAAATTAGTGCAAAAAGGACAAAAACTTTTTCAGGTTATGCCTACACTTGTAAACGCGGAATATGAAAAATCGAAAGCCGAATACGAATCCACTATGATCGAATTTGAAAATACAGAAAAACTTTTCAATGAGAAAGTGGTATCACAGACGGAACTCTCTTTAGTCAAAGCAAGACTGAAAAAAAATAAAGCCTCCATGGATTTAGCAAAAATTCATCTTAATCTAGCAACTGTCACAGCTCCATTTTCTGGCATTACAGATCGATTCCAAGTGAGGCTCGGAAGTTTGGTGGAAGAAGGCACACTTTTGACTACTATTTCGGATATTTCCAAACTTTGGGTATACTTCAATGTTTCCGAAAAAGATTATCTGAACTATGTAGCCCACCGAAAATCGGGAGATCAACCTTTAAAAGTCAAATTTCTAATGGCGAATAATCAATATTTTGATCAAGAAGGTATAGCGGATACAATCGAAGCGGAGTTCGACAACCAAACTGGAACAATCCCTTTTCGAGCTACTTTTCCAAATCCAGATAGACTTTTGCGACATGGGGAAACAGGAAACGTAGTTGTGAAAGAAATTCTAAAAGACGCATTGGTAATTCCACAAAAAGCAACATACGAAGTTCTCGATAAAAAATATGTATTTGTCATTGGCGAAAAAGGAAAAATCAAAGCAACCGAGATCAAAGTTTCAAACGAAGTTCCACATCTATTTGTAGTAGAGTCAGGCATTGCGGATAATGACGTTATACTCCTAGAGGGACTTGGTAAAGTACATGATGAGGAAATTGTAAAGTATAAAATTGAACCTCTTGAGAGCATTTTAAAAAGCTTTGAGTTAGCGGCTCACTAG